GACCCGAGCCCGGACTCCGGGATTCGTGCCTCGATCCACGGACTTCCACCTGAGGTGGCGGAGCCGATTGCGGCTGCTGCCGTCGAAGCGGGCGTGGAAGTCTATCACGCCGAGATGAGCGGCCGGATGCTGCGCGTGCAGGTGGAGTGCGCAGCCGGCGCGACGGTCGATACCTGCTCCGGCTACTCGCGCGCGCTGACGACCCGCCTCGACGCGGCCGACTTCATGCGCCGGCAGTACACGCTGGAAGTCTCTACACCGGGCATCGAACGCAGGCTCTACCAGCCGCAGGACTACACCAAAGCCTTGGACAAGCACGTGAAAGTGCTGGTGCACGGCGGCTGGGTTGAAGGAGTGCTGGAGGCGGCGGGTCCGAACGGAATCACCATCAAAGTCCAAGCGCCGAACGCCGAACGCCGAACTTCGGATAGCGAACTCACGCGAGAAATCGCGTACGCGGAGATACGTGAGGCACAGATAAGAGTCCCGGACTGCGAGCTGTTCGCGTCAGGAAGGAATCGAGGAGTCAAGGAATCGAGGAACCAAGCGAGGCACACGAATCCTCGAATCCTGGAACCCTCGAATCCCGCCGAGAGGAATTGATGAACAAGGAAATCGCCAATCTTATCGTCCAGATCGCCCGAATACGAAACGTCGACGTGACCTACGTCTGCGAGACCCTGCGCTCAAGCATCGTCGCCGGGCTTCGCCGCCGCTACGGTCCCGACACCGAGGCCGACGCCGAGATAACGCCCGAGACCGGGGACATCCGCGTCTTCCTCGCCAAGAACGTAGTCGAGCGCGTGGCCACGTCTGCCCGCGAGATATCGCTTGCCGACGCCCAGGCAGTCAGCCCGTCGGCTCAGCCCGGTGACCTGATTCGGGTCGAGGTGCCGCTGGACGAACTCGGACGTATCGCCATCCGGAAGGCTTCGGATGAGCTCGTGCTGAAACTGCGCGAGGCCGAACGCACCAAGCTCTACGACGAGTTCTGCAAGAAGAAGGGCGAAATCGTCACCGGCACCATCCAGAAAATCGGCCGCGACGAGATAATCGTCAATCTCGGCCTGATTGAGGCGGCTCTCCCCAATCATGAGCAGCTCCGGGCCGACCATTACCGCCAGGGCCTGCCGATAAAAGCCTACGTGCACCGCGTCGAGAAGACGCCAATCGGGCCCCGCGTCTATCTGTCGCGCACCCATCCGGAATTCCTCCGCAAGCTCATGTCCCGCGAGATTCCGGAAATCCGCGAGGCCGTGGTCGAAATCAAGGGCATCGCCCGGTCGCCGGGCTTCCGCTCCAAGGTCGCGGTAACATCGCTCGACGAGAAGGTAGACCCGGTCGGCGCCTGCGTCGGGTACCGCAAGTCGCGCATCGAGAACATCATCAAGGAGCTTTCCGGCGAGAAAGTGGACATTGTCCAGTGGAGCAAGGACACGCAGGTCTTTATCTCACGTGCCCTGGGTCCGGCCAAGGTCAGCGAGGTCATCAAGGAAGGCGACACCCACATCGTCGTGGTGCCGGATGCCGAGTTCTCGATTGCCATCGGCAAGAAGGGCCAGAACGTCTGGCTCGCGAGCCTGCTCTGCGGCGCCAAGATCGAGGTCCTGAAAGAGACCGATTACCGCAACCGTGTCATCATGAACAAGGCCGGCGCGATTCTTCTGAGCAAGCTCGGGCTGGATGAGGCCATCGTGACGAAGCTGACCACTGCCGGGCTGAACAGCGCATTCGACCTGCTCAATGCCACGCCCGAGGACCTTGTCCGTATCACCGAATGCGCACCCGAGGTTATCGAGCCCTTCAAGCAGCAGGCGCGTGACGCGGTCTGGCGCATAAGCGAAGGCAAGCCGGTTCTCAGCCAGCCCGCACCGGTCGCACCACCGGCGCCCGAGCCGGCTCCGGCACCGGAACCCGCGGTAGCGCCGGCCCCGGCCGAGCAGTCCTGACAAGCCGATGGCGAAGATCAAGGTCTTCGACGCGGCCAGGCAGCTTGGACTTTCAAGCGAGGGCCTCATCCGTGTTCTGAAGGACCTGAACTTCCCGGCGCGCGGCTACACTTCATACGTCACTGAGGCCGAGTTCGATGCCGCCAAGCTGCGGCTGAAGAACGAGAAGCACCAGTTCAAGGACCAGATCCGCCGGACCCGCACCACGCCTCCGCCCATCCAGCCGCGGCCGCCTTCGGAATCAGCGCAGGTTGCCCAGAACGTGAAACACACGCTGGCCAAGATCGACGGCAGGGAAATCAAGCACCGCAGGCCGACACGCGAGGCGCCGACCGCGACCCCGACTTCAACCCGGCCGGCGGTGAAGATCAGCGCCTACATGACGGTCGCCGAACTGGCGCATGCCATCGGCGCGACCGCGGGCGACGTCATCAAGCGGTGCATGGGCCTGGGCATGCTCGCCACCCTGAACCAGCGCCTTGACCTTGAAACGATAATGCTGCTTGCCGACGAGTTCGGAGTGCCGGTCGAGCAGGAGACCGAGGTCGAGACCAAGGTCGAACGCGGCGAGAAGAAGTCCCGGCCGCCGATCGTCGTAGTGATGGGCCACGTCGACCACGGCAAGACCGCGCTGCTCGACTACATCCGTAAGACCAAGGTCGTGGAAAGTGAAGTCGGCCGCATTACCCAGCACACCGGCGCCTACGTGGCCAGCTACCAGGACAAGCCGATTGTGTTCCTCGATACGCCGGGCCACGAGGCCTTCACGGCGATGCGCGCCCGCGGCGCCCAGGTCACCGACATCGCGGTACTGGTGGTTTCGGCCGCCGAAGGCATCATGCCGCAGACGCTTGAGGCCCTGGACCACGCCCGCGCCGCCGGCGTGCCGATTATCGTTGCCATTACCAAATCCGACCTGCCCGACGCGAATGCCGAGCGGGTGAAAGCCCAGCTTTCCCAGCGCGGAGTGAAAGTCGAAGGCTACGGCGGCGACACATTCTGTATCGAGACGTCGGCCATTACCGGTCAGGGCGTCGAGGCGCTGCTCGACGCCATCTCGGTGCTGGCGCTGGAGCTCGACCTGAACGCATCCTACGAAGGCCCGGCGCGCGGCGTCGTCATCGAGGCGCGCGTCGACCGCGGCCGCGGCAGCATCGCGACCGTGCTCATCGAGGAAGGGACGTTGCACAAGGGTGACCCCTTTGTCTCAGCCGAGTTCTACGGACGGGTGCGTGACCTGCTGGACGAGAACTTCGAGCCGATGACCGAGGCCACCCCGTCGCTGCCGGTGCAGGTACTCGGATTCTCGGGCCTGCCCCAGGCGGGCGACCGGTTCGACGTCGTCGAGGACGAACGGACGGCTCGCGACACGGCCCAACGCCGCTACCTGGCCAAGCGCGACCGGATTCTCTCGGCGACCAGACCCAAGGTTTCGCTCGAGGCGATCCAGGAGCGGATTGCCGAGGGCCAGATGAAGGAGCTGAAGATCGTCATCAAGGCCGACGTCTCCGGTTCGGCCGAAGCGCTGCGCGACTCGCTCGAAGGCCAATCAATCGAGGAAGTCCGCGTCAAGGTGATTGGCTCCGGGGTCGGCCCCATCAATCAGAGCGACGTGCTCCTGGCGAAAGCCTCCGAGGCTATCATCGTCGGGTTCCACGTCAAGCCGCTGACCGATGCCCGGCAGATGGCGGACAAAGAAGGCATTGAAATCCGCACCTACCGGATAATCTATGCGGCCATCGAGGACATCCGAGCCGCCATGCTCGGCATGCTCGAACCGGAAAAGAAGGAAGTCGAGCTCGGGATCGCGGAAGTCCGGCAGATATTCCGCGTACCGAAATTGGGCACGATCGCCGGGTCGTACTGCACCAGAGGCACGATCGCTCGTGACGCCATGGTGCGGGTGATGCGCGGCGGCAAGGAAGTCTACAACGGCAAGGTCACCTCGCTCCGGCGTTTCAAGGATGACGTCAAAGAAGTCGAGACCGGCTATGAATGCGGCATCGGCATTGAAGGCGCGGACGAGCTCGCCGAAGGCGACAGCCTTGAGTTCTACAAGGTCGAGGAAGTCAAAAGGACCAGCTAACCGCCGACGCCTGGCCCTGATCCCTTGACTGTCGGTCTTCTGCTGCTCGATTGCTTCATGCCGGAGAGCCAGTCACTCAAGGACAAGCGCCGCATCCTGACCAGCCTCACCGAGCGGCTCCGCCGTCAGTTCAACATCGCGGTTGCCGAGGTCGAGTACCAGGACCAGTGGCAGCGGGCGCAGCTCGCGGTGGTGCTGGTCAACACCAACTGGCGCATGCTCCAAAGCAGCATGTCTAAGCTCACCGAATACATTGACCGCGACCGCCGTGTAGAGATCACCAACACCGAGACACGCCAGCTCTGCTAGCCGAGGAACGTAACCAGAACGGCAGTTCTGGATCGTGTCCCGAGGTCCCGCGCCGGCTAGCGCAGGAAGAGAATCACCGCCAGACCGGCTGCCCAGCAGTAATACGCGAACCAGTGCAGCCTGCGGCTGAGCACCGCTCTCCGCAGCACGTATAGCGCGGCGAGACCGGAAACGAATGCCACCAGCATGCCGGCCGCCAGATACGCGCCGCGAACAAGCACCAACTCGCTCGCATGCTTATGGAGTTCCAGCACAAAGGCTCCCAGTATGGCGGGAATCGCCAGCAGGAACGAGAACTCAAATGCCGCCCCGCGGTCCATCCCTGTGTACATACCCATGGCGATGGTCGCGCCGGACCGTGAAATCGACGGTACGATACCGACCGCCTGCGCCACGCCGATCAGAAGCGCGCGCCACCAGTTGAGCGTGCCGCCGCCCCGCGCATAGCGGGTCCCGAACACAATTGCACCCGTGACAATGAACATCAACCCAAGGAGCAACGGTGTCGAGAGGGCAGATTCCATCCAGTCACCCAGTTTGTATCCGACCAGCGCGGCCGGAATCGAGGCCAGGAGTATGAACAGAACCATCTGCCAACTCTGCTTCCTCCGCGCCGGGTCTGCCGCCCAGAGACCGCCGATGAGACGGACCATGACCGGCATGAAGAACACGATCATCGCCAGCGCGGTCGCAACATGCAGCATCACCGTGAACGGCACGCGCGCACTTTCGTTCATTCCGTACAAACGCGCCAATACCGCGAGGTGACCGTCGCTTGACACCGGAAGGAACTCAGTCACGCCCTGAATCAGACCCAGCAGAATCGCCTCAAGAAAGCTCAACGTTGACCTCCGTCATCATGTTTAGAATGCCCAATGACCATGTCCCAATGACCATTCAAGCCCCAATTCCCGAAGCCGGGATACTGATTCTGCGTCATTCTGCTCCACCGGTCATTGATTGGGAATTGACGCTTGATCATTGGTCATTTCCTAGAATGTCACATCGTAGCTCAGATGCACCTTGCCGTGCAGCGGGCTGTCGCGGAACGCTACTCCATAGCTCAGCCCGAAAACGCCGGCCTGAGTCGCAACCCGCGTGCCCGCTCCATAGCCGGGTTCCACGTGCCAGCCGAGCGAGTCCTGGTACGAGCCGACATCGAAGAACGGAAACACGCTCGACATCCGGTCCAGATTGTATCGAAATTCAGAACTGAACCAACCCAGGCGTGTTGATGTATACTCATCTTCACTGTAGCCGCGCACCGTACCCGGCCCGCCTATTGTGTAAAGTTCGGAGGCCGTAAGGGTCGCTGCTGAGTAGACTGTCCGCAAACCGAGTGAATTCGACCAGGCGAAACTCCGGCCGACCGGCAGAACCCCATTCAGACCAAGCTCGACGTGCGTGACCACGGCCGTGCCGGCCGAGTCAGTAGTCCGGTTGCCGACCTTGGTCAGCGCGCTGGCCCGGATCCCGCTGCGCGGGTTAGGCGGGAAATCGCGGGAATCCAGGACAACACCGGTGCCGGCCCAGACCACGTCGGCGCTGGCCCGGCTCGGGACGTCGGTGAACCGGTCGAAGCCGGTCTGGAAGCTGACCGTCGTCCACGTTGCCGCGCGTGCATCGGCTGACAGCGCCAAGTTCGTTCGCGACGAGGTCGTGTCAATCGTTTGCTGCTGTGCGCTTGCGGTCATGTCAATCGCCGTGCCCAGCACCCACGGCTCGGTATAGCTCAGGCTGTAGCTCGTCCTCGCATATGCCGACTGCCAGCTCGCCTCCAGCTTCCGGCCGGAGTCGAAGAGGTTGTGGAACGACAGCTGCGCGAGGCCGGTCAGTCTTCGGTCGGCCGGCGAATAGCCGGCGACGCCACTCGCGGCATTGACGCGCCGACTCGTCACCCAGAACCTCACTCCGTATCCGTCCTCCGTCTTCCGTCCTCCGTCCTCAGTCCCAGTACTAACAATCGCCTCAGAATCGACCTCAACCAGCCCGCTCTGCTCCAGGCGCTGCCGCCACTCGGCCGTTGCGGCGCTCGAATACGGGCCGCGGGAGAAACCGGCGACGGTCTGCAACAATCCGGTCTTGGTGCCGGGCTTGCCCGCGAACTCGATGAAATCGACTTCGACCCTCGGTCCTGCCGCGACCTCAAGCGCAGGAAAGACGAATCCGCTCTCCGGAGATAGCGCGAGCGGGGTCACGGCTGCAAACGGATATCCGCTGTTCTCGCAGACCGACAACATGGAACTTGCAGCGCGGTCAACAGCCGCCCGGCTGAACCTGGCACCCCTTCCCGGCAATAGACGTGACAGCTTGTCGGCCGGGACGCCGGAATCCTGCAGAATGTGCCAGCCGCCGATGTAAGCGGGCTTTCCGGTCTCAATCTGAAATCGCACGTCGACCGAGTCGCCCCGGACGGTGGTATCGGCCTCAACGACCGGCGAGAAGTAACCCTCATCCGCGAGTTCACCCGTAACCCGCTCCCGAGCGCGGCTCAACGGCACCGAATCCAGCGTATCGCCGGGTTTCAGACCCGTTACCAGCTTGAGTTCGGGTTTCGACGGTTTGACGACCGTCTCAACGCGAGAAACCCTCAGTGAGACGGCGCCCGCGCCTGCGGCCCAGCCGGCCAGCATCACCAGGATTGTGGAACTGCGAATACCGAAAGCCTGTCCTCTCGCCGTCCGTTTCTGTCTTGGTTGGGAGCCGGACCACTAGACCACTTGATCACACGACACTCGCGGGCCGTTCAGCTCATGAACAGGTACTGCCGCCAGACGTCCGGCACTTCGCCCAGACTGGCGATAGCGAATGTGAAGTAGTGCGGCTTCTTGGGCTTCCGGCGCAAAGGCATCATCGCCTGGGTTGGCGTCATGCTTCCTTTGCGCGAATTGCACTCGCTGCAGGCGCAAACCAGGTTCTCCCAGGTATCAGTGCCGTCCGACGACTTCGGAATGACGTGATCGGTGGTCATCTCCAAGCCCCGCCGTCCGCAGTACTGGCAGATCCCGCCATCCCGACGCATGACGTTCCGCTTCGTCAGCGGCACCTCCCGTCGCTTCACACGGACAAAGTAGTTCAGCCTGAGAACGCTGGGCAGCCGATAGGCCATCCGAACGGTGTGGGCGGCCGTGCTGGATGGTTCAAGCATCTCGGCCTTGCGCGAAAGCACCAGGACCAGTGCCCGCCGGGCCTTGCAGACCGTGAGCGGCTCGTAGTTCTGATTGAGCAGCAAGACGTGCCTATTGAGCATCGCTCAGGGATCCTTTTGCGGAGAGATACTTCTCGTCAATCGCCGGTCTGAAATCGTCAGATCTGAAATGGAGCCGACGGGAGTCGAACCCGTGACCTCTTGACTGCCAGTCAAGCGCGCTCCCAGCTGCGCCACGGCCCCGGCGAACAAAGTAAGTTTTACCCGATTTCGTCTGACTGTCAAGGATACGCGGGACTAGCGAAAAGACCACAGCCATGGACCATGAACCACGGATGAACACGGATGGACACAGATTGAGGACTCGGACATAGCAGAGTTCAGAAACCAGAAACCAGAATTCAGAACTGAGGATGAACCGCAGATTACGCAGATGACGCAGATATCCGGCCCGAACGACAGACCGTCAGAACCCAGACTATGACAACCGCCAAGGACGCCAAGTTCGGCAAGAAGGTCTCATTCCGACAGGAGCCAAGCGGAGCGAGAGAGTCCCTCAGACGCAACCGCAGATTACGCCGATTCAAGAGATTGTCCGGCCTCGAATCGAGCGTACGCAATTCGGTGTTCTGTCTTCTGGATTCTGACTTCTGAGTTTCTTTATACATGCGAATGCGCCTCACGTCAGACGTGCGATTGGGCCTCGCAAAGCACCCATCAAAGCTCGTCGGAAAGTTCCGGCCAAGGTGTCGTTCACCGCGTAGTGAACTGCGTCGGCCAGCGCGTCGTCAACTGCGTAGCGCACTGCGTCATGAACTGCGTGAGCAACTGCACACGGAATTGCTCGGCGAACTGCACGCGACATTGCTCGGGACATTGCTCAAGACAAAGCTCGTGTCATCGCTCCGCTCATTGCTCTACTCAAAGCTCGGGTCATTGCAAGCTACAAAGTGCCGCGCGCTGCATCGGCAAGGGCTGCGGGGTGGGCAGTCTCCGGACTGAGGGGTGGACGGCAGAATTGTGGCCTCCAACCGGCGCACCGCTACATATGGGTGACAGTCAGGCCTTTGGAGTGCGGCAGCGGAGTTGCCGCTTTCCCGGAACGGCACGCGGCTCTCTGCGAAAATGGGGACTGTACCGCGCGTCCGCGCGCTCCTTGGGACTGTCCCCATTTTCGATCATGCATCCCGTCAAAGCTCTCGCATCGGGATTCCGCGGTTCGATGCCGTTCTGAACTTGGCAGTGGCATAGGCACTGACGGCGTGACTGGCTGTCGCGGTCGCCTCGCGGCTGAACGCGCAGGTCAGGCCGGAACTCGCTGCTGGGCTCGCCGCGCTGTTGACGGCCCGCTTGAGGTTGGCGTTGAGTTCCCGACTCAGAGACACGCTGAATTCCCCAGTCTGGTCGCGGTTGGCCGCGGCCTTGAACTCTGAACTCATCGCGCTACTGACAGCCGCCCTAAGTCCTTGATTGACGGCCACATTGAGAACCGCGTTGTGTGCGGCTCTGAATGCCGAAGTCACTCCCGGATTGACCCCCCTGTTGGCTGTTTCCGTGCCGGGTCTGGAGACTCACCCACGGCTTTTCGGGATAGCAGCAGATGGAGCAACTCAGGAAGCACTTCTCCGGGCAAAGCGGAGAGCAACGGTCGGGGCTTACTCGGGAGCAACCCGGACAGGAACCCGCGGACTTACTCGGGCCGTAACGCTCCGACCACCCCGGAGAGGAACCGGTGGAGCAACGGGTAGACTAACCGGGAAAGTAAGTCGGAGGGGAACCGGTAGATCAACCCGGCGAATTCCGGTGGAGGTTCATCCGGGAATTGCGGTCGAGATAACCCCCCTGCCTACTGTCTACTGAATCCTGTCTACTATCTGCGGGGTAATCCCATGGGCGGGGGCGTCATTCTCCAGCCTCAAGCCTAAAGCCACAAGCCACAAGCAGATACACCGAAAAGCCGACTTGGACGAATGAGACAAACTCGTCTCATTCCCGCCGTGACTACCTCCCGCCCGCCGATGGCTGTCTGCCGCGAGCCACAAGCCGCAGGCACATAGCCCGGAGACCCGCTTCCTGCGCTACCCCTCAGAGTTATGGGATTCGCCTCATCCTTCCCCGACCCTCCCCTCCGCAGAAACAAGGGCAGGCTTTCGCCCGCCCCTCCTGCTCCTAACTGCTCTCTGCTAACAGCTAACTTCTCCTCAGTTCGTCACCACGACCTTGCGGACCGGCTGTGGCTTGTGGTTTGCGGCTTGTGGCTTCTCGCACAGGA
This window of the bacterium genome carries:
- the nusA gene encoding transcription termination factor NusA, translated to MNKEIANLIVQIARIRNVDVTYVCETLRSSIVAGLRRRYGPDTEADAEITPETGDIRVFLAKNVVERVATSAREISLADAQAVSPSAQPGDLIRVEVPLDELGRIAIRKASDELVLKLREAERTKLYDEFCKKKGEIVTGTIQKIGRDEIIVNLGLIEAALPNHEQLRADHYRQGLPIKAYVHRVEKTPIGPRVYLSRTHPEFLRKLMSREIPEIREAVVEIKGIARSPGFRSKVAVTSLDEKVDPVGACVGYRKSRIENIIKELSGEKVDIVQWSKDTQVFISRALGPAKVSEVIKEGDTHIVVVPDAEFSIAIGKKGQNVWLASLLCGAKIEVLKETDYRNRVIMNKAGAILLSKLGLDEAIVTKLTTAGLNSAFDLLNATPEDLVRITECAPEVIEPFKQQARDAVWRISEGKPVLSQPAPVAPPAPEPAPAPEPAVAPAPAEQS
- the infB gene encoding translation initiation factor IF-2 is translated as MAKIKVFDAARQLGLSSEGLIRVLKDLNFPARGYTSYVTEAEFDAAKLRLKNEKHQFKDQIRRTRTTPPPIQPRPPSESAQVAQNVKHTLAKIDGREIKHRRPTREAPTATPTSTRPAVKISAYMTVAELAHAIGATAGDVIKRCMGLGMLATLNQRLDLETIMLLADEFGVPVEQETEVETKVERGEKKSRPPIVVVMGHVDHGKTALLDYIRKTKVVESEVGRITQHTGAYVASYQDKPIVFLDTPGHEAFTAMRARGAQVTDIAVLVVSAAEGIMPQTLEALDHARAAGVPIIVAITKSDLPDANAERVKAQLSQRGVKVEGYGGDTFCIETSAITGQGVEALLDAISVLALELDLNASYEGPARGVVIEARVDRGRGSIATVLIEEGTLHKGDPFVSAEFYGRVRDLLDENFEPMTEATPSLPVQVLGFSGLPQAGDRFDVVEDERTARDTAQRRYLAKRDRILSATRPKVSLEAIQERIAEGQMKELKIVIKADVSGSAEALRDSLEGQSIEEVRVKVIGSGVGPINQSDVLLAKASEAIIVGFHVKPLTDARQMADKEGIEIRTYRIIYAAIEDIRAAMLGMLEPEKKEVELGIAEVRQIFRVPKLGTIAGSYCTRGTIARDAMVRVMRGGKEVYNGKVTSLRRFKDDVKEVETGYECGIGIEGADELAEGDSLEFYKVEEVKRTS
- a CDS encoding DUF503 domain-containing protein codes for the protein MTVGLLLLDCFMPESQSLKDKRRILTSLTERLRRQFNIAVAEVEYQDQWQRAQLAVVLVNTNWRMLQSSMSKLTEYIDRDRRVEITNTETRQLC
- a CDS encoding undecaprenyl-diphosphate phosphatase: MSFLEAILLGLIQGVTEFLPVSSDGHLAVLARLYGMNESARVPFTVMLHVATALAMIVFFMPVMVRLIGGLWAADPARRKQSWQMVLFILLASIPAALVGYKLGDWMESALSTPLLLGLMFIVTGAIVFGTRYARGGGTLNWWRALLIGVAQAVGIVPSISRSGATIAMGMYTGMDRGAAFEFSFLLAIPAILGAFVLELHKHASELVLVRGAYLAAGMLVAFVSGLAALYVLRRAVLSRRLHWFAYYCWAAGLAVILFLR
- a CDS encoding BamA/TamA family outer membrane protein; translation: MLAGWAAGAGAVSLRVSRVETVVKPSKPELKLVTGLKPGDTLDSVPLSRARERVTGELADEGYFSPVVEADTTVRGDSVDVRFQIETGKPAYIGGWHILQDSGVPADKLSRLLPGRGARFSRAAVDRAASSMLSVCENSGYPFAAVTPLALSPESGFVFPALEVAAGPRVEVDFIEFAGKPGTKTGLLQTVAGFSRGPYSSAATAEWRQRLEQSGLVEVDSEAIVSTGTEDGGRKTEDGYGVRFWVTSRRVNAASGVAGYSPADRRLTGLAQLSFHNLFDSGRKLEASWQSAYARTSYSLSYTEPWVLGTAIDMTASAQQQTIDTTSSRTNLALSADARAATWTTVSFQTGFDRFTDVPSRASADVVWAGTGVVLDSRDFPPNPRSGIRASALTKVGNRTTDSAGTAVVTHVELGLNGVLPVGRSFAWSNSLGLRTVYSAATLTASELYTIGGPGTVRGYSEDEYTSTRLGWFSSEFRYNLDRMSSVFPFFDVGSYQDSLGWHVEPGYGAGTRVATQAGVFGLSYGVAFRDSPLHGKVHLSYDVTF
- a CDS encoding HNH endonuclease, encoding MLNRHVLLLNQNYEPLTVCKARRALVLVLSRKAEMLEPSSTAAHTVRMAYRLPSVLRLNYFVRVKRREVPLTKRNVMRRDGGICQYCGRRGLEMTTDHVIPKSSDGTDTWENLVCACSECNSRKGSMTPTQAMMPLRRKPKKPHYFTFAIASLGEVPDVWRQYLFMS